A genomic window from Peromyscus maniculatus bairdii isolate BWxNUB_F1_BW_parent chromosome 1, HU_Pman_BW_mat_3.1, whole genome shotgun sequence includes:
- the Klk5 gene encoding kallikrein-5: MARAGYPWKWTMATLMATLVLGVSEPVLADNFSSCDNSGNRPSGTNRDLSKESESGEDTRSDSSSRIVNGSDCEKDAEPWQGALLLGPNKLYCGAVLINPQWLLTAAHCRKPVFRIRLGHHSMSPVYESGQQMFQGIKSIPHPGYSHPGHSNDLMLIKMNRKIRNSHSVKPIKIASECPAQGTRCTVSGWGTTSSSHNNFPKVLQCLNVTVLSEERCKNSYPGQIDKTMFCAGDEEGRDSCQGDSGGPVVCNGQLQGLVSWGDFPCAQRNRPGVYTNLCKFSKWIEDVIKCNS; encoded by the exons ATGGCGAGGGCAGGATATCCATGGAAGTGGACGATGGCTACCCTGATGGCGACCCTGGTTCTGGGGGTCTCAG AGCCTGTTCTAGCTGACAATTTCTCCTCGTGTGACAACTCTGGCAACCGGCCCTCTGGGACTAACAGAGACCTCAGCAAGGAGTCCGAGTCAGGGGAGGACACGCGGTCAGATAGCAGCTCTCGCATTGTGAATGGGTCAGACTGTGAAAAGGATGCGGAGCCATGGCAGGGGGCTCTGCTGCTGGGACCCAACAAGCTGTACTGTGGGGCGGTGCTGATCAACCCACAGTGGCTTCTCACAGCAGCGCACTGTAGGAAGCC AGTGTTCAGAATCCGTCTGGGCCACCATTCCATGTCGCCTGTCTACGAGTCTGGGCAGCAGATGTTCCAGGGGATTAAATCCATCCCCCACCCTGGTTACTCCCATCCTGGCCACTCCAATGACCTCATGCTCatcaaaatgaacagaaaaatccGTAACTCTCACTCAGTGAAGCCCATCAAAATTGCCTCTGAGTGTCCCGCCCAGGGGACCAGGTGCACAGTGTCTGGCTGGGGGACAACAAGCAGCAGCCACA ATAACTTCCCCAAAGTCCTCCAGTGCCTGAATGTCACTGTGCTGAGTGAGGAGAGGTGTAAAAACTCCTACCCGGGACAGATAGACAAGACCATGTTCTGTGCTGGTGATGAAGAGGGCAGGGACTCCTGTCAG GGTGATTCCGGGGGACCTGTGGTCTGCAATGGCCAGCTGCAGGGCCTTGTCTCCTGGGGTGATTTCCCCTGTGCCCAGCGGAACAGGCCAGGTGTCTACACCAACCTGTGTAAGTTCTCTAAGTGGATTGAGGACGTCATCAAGTGCAACTCATGA